The Pseudoalteromonas translucida KMM 520 genome segment CCAGTTGCGAATAGCTAACTCTAAAGCACCACCATTAATGCTTTTAATATTTTTATGTGGAAGGAAAAATAACTCCCTGAGTTGTTCCTTAGCTGTAAAGTTTGCATCACTTAATCGTTCTATGATTGCGTTAGTGGATCTAACTCTCCAGCTTGTTAGTAGTTGTTCAAATAATTCCTCTCTCCCACTGAAATGCCAATAAAAACTTCCCTTTGTGACTTTTAATTTTTTTGCTAAAGGCTCCACTTTTACAGCTGAAATACCAAACTTAGACAGTTCACACTCTGCCATATTTAACCAATCTTTGGCTGTCAGTTTGTTTGATTTTGAAGGCTTTTCATTTGTTATAGCCATTACATAAGCTCCTTTTTTTGAGAATAATAGATTGT includes the following:
- a CDS encoding TetR/AcrR family transcriptional regulator — its product is MAITNEKPSKSNKLTAKDWLNMAECELSKFGISAVKVEPLAKKLKVTKGSFYWHFSGREELFEQLLTSWRVRSTNAIIERLSDANFTAKEQLRELFFLPHKNIKSINGGALELAIRNWSQHDENVKETINEVDNHRLKFISDNFKSLGSDQEEAEIKAYRFYYTMQGYKVVGINMDGCHLEKVFNTLL